A genomic stretch from Setaria viridis chromosome 1, Setaria_viridis_v4.0, whole genome shotgun sequence includes:
- the LOC117844874 gene encoding 4-hydroxyphenylpyruvate dioxygenase, whose product MPPTPTPAAAAPGAAAAPAAGDQAAFRLVGHRGFVRVNPRSDRFHTLSFHHVELWCADATSAAGRFSFGLGAPLAARSDLSTGNSAHASLLLRSGSLAFLFTAPYAHGVDAATASLPSFSAPAARSFAADHGLAVRAIGLRVADAEDAFRASVAAGARPAFKPVELGLGFRLAEVELYGDVVLRYVSYPDAEDAPFLPGFENVNNPGALNYGLRRFDHIVGNVPELAPVAAYVAGFTGFHEFAEFTAEDVGTAESGLNSMVLANNSETVLIPLNEPVHGTKRRSQIQTFLDHNGGPGVQHIALASDDVLRTLREMQARSAMGGFEFMAAPPPDYYEGVRRRAGDVLSEAQIKECQELGVLVDRDDQGVLLQIFTKPVGDRQTLFLEIIQRIGCMEKDEQGQEYQKGGCGGFGKGNFSQLFKSIEDYEKSLESKQAAAVQGS is encoded by the exons ATGCCCCCGaccccgacccccgccgccgccgcaccgggcgccgccgcggcgccggcagcggggGATCAGGCGGCGTTCCGCCTCGTCGGCCACCGCGGCTTCGTCCGCGTCAACCCGCGCTCCGACCGCTTCCACACGCTGTCGTTCCACCACGTCGAGCTCTGGTGCGCCGACGCcacgtccgccgccggccgcttcTCCTTCGGGCTCggcgcgccgctcgccgcgcggTCCGACCTCTCCACGGGGAACTCCGCGCACGCCTCGCTCCTGCTCCGCTCGGGCTCCCTCGCGTTCCTCTTCACCGCGCCATACGCGCACGGCGTCGACGCCGCAACCGCATCCCTGCCGTCCTtttccgcgcccgccgcgcggaGCTTCGCGGCCGACCACGGCCTCGCGGTGCGCGCCATCGGGCTccgcgtcgccgacgccgaggacgcCTTCCGCGccagcgtcgccgccggcgcgcgccccGCGTTCAAGCCCGTCGAGCTCGGCCTCGGGTTCCGCCTCGCCGAGGTCGAGCTCTACGGCGACGTCGTCCTCCGCTACGTGAGCTACCCGGACGCCGAGGACGCGCCCTTCCTGCCGGGCTTCGAGAACGTGAACAACCCCGGGGCGCTGAACTACGGGCTCAGGAGGTTCGACCACATCGTCGGCAACGTCCCGGAGCTGGCGCCGGTGGCCGCGTACGTCGCCGGGTTCACGGGGTTCCACGAATTCGCCGAGTTCACGGCGGAGGACGTGGGCACGGCGGAGAGCGGACTCAATTCGATGGTGCTCGCCAACAACTCCGAGACCGTGCTGATCCCGCTCAACGAGCCCGTCCACGGCACCAAGCGCCGCAGCCAGATACAGACGTTCCTGGACCACAACGGCGGCCCCGGCGTGCAGCACATCGCGCTGGCCAGCGACGACGTGCTCAGGACGCTGCGGGAGATGCAAGCACGCTCAGCCATGGGCGGATTCGAGTTCATGGCGGCTCCACCGCCCGACTATTACGAAGGTGtgaggcggcgcgccggggaCGTGCTCTCGGAGGCTCAGATTAAGGAGTGCCAGGAACTGGGGGTGCTGGTGGACAGGGATGACCAGGGGGTGTTGCTCCAAATCTTCACCAAGCCAGTGGGGGACAG GCAAACATTGTTCTTGGAGATAATACAAAGGATTGGGTGCATGGAGAAGGACGAGCAGGGGCAGGAA